The Panicum virgatum strain AP13 chromosome 5K, P.virgatum_v5, whole genome shotgun sequence genome has a window encoding:
- the LOC120709608 gene encoding uncharacterized protein LOC120709608: protein MGRSKIARAINRLRGAPCPSAPLDSVDDLAEDPDVWCALEMLEKAAGIATRVHDGLEGARGHLRAAALLAALDGDGVGGGGEGGDSTAPWEQSPCFAEQLNGAMELGEAMLKARELVAETAGAREAAFGFIGGAK from the coding sequence ATGGGTCGCAGCAAAATCGCGCGCGCTATAAATAGACTTCGCGGCGCGCCCTGCCCGAGCGCGCCGCTCGACTCCGTGGACGACCTCGCCGAGGACCCCGACGTGTGGTGCGCGCTGGAGATGCTCGAGAAGGCCGCCGGGATCGCCACCCGCGTGCATGACGGGCTGGAGGGCGCCCGCGGCCACCTGCGCGCGGCCGCGCTCCTGGCGGCCCTGGACGGGgacggggtcggcggcggcggggagggcggcGACAGCACCGCACCATGGGAGCAGAGCCCCTGCTTCGCCGAGCAGCTCAATGGCGCCATGGAGCTCGGCGAAGCCATGCTGAAGGCGCGGGAGCTCGTTGCGGAGACCGCGGGAGCGCGCGAGGCGGCGTTCGGCTTCATCGGCGGTGCCAAGTGA
- the LOC120709609 gene encoding uncharacterized protein LOC120709609: MVEDNKFMNPEPQNEYVGVDEEGLYIDIAPTSHANVDTSEKKDEDYDPGSNSESESDSESDMDAEVDEIIKDTLPSHISEVAYNKDDPPIEVGSIYPNMFEFKLALATHAIKNEFDYNIEKSEPGKYRAYCTGYVDGCKWRIHVSRTMKNQSTVQVKKNPFPHSCHSTRRIGKVKGATKFWICERIKDWLAEDKNIGPTELQRRLKEHYKVSISYKRVYVALGAEF, encoded by the exons ATGGTAGAGGACAACAAGTTTATGAATCCTGAACCACAGAATGAATATGTGGGGGTTGATGAGGAGGGTTTATACATTGACATAGCACCTACTTCTCATGCAAATGTTGACACAAGTGAGAAAAAAGATGAAGATTATGATCCAGGTTCGAACTCTGAATCTGAGTCTGACTCTGAGTCCGATATGGATGCTGAGGTAGATGAGATTATTAAAGATACATTGCCATCTCACATATCTGAAGTTGCATACAACAAAGATGATCCTCCTATTGAAGTAGGGAGCATCTATCCAAATATGTTTGAATTTAAGTTGGCTCTTGCAACACATGCTATCAAGAATGAATTTGATTATAACATTGAAAAGAGTGAACCAGGGAAGTATCGGGCATACTGCACGGGCTATGTAGATGGTTGTAAGTGGAGGATTCATGTATCACGTACAATGAAAAATCAATCTACTGTCCAG GTCAAGAAGAACCCTTTTCCTCATAGTTGTCATAGTACCAGGAGGATTGGGAAGGTCAAAGGTGCTACCAAGTTTTGGATTTGTGAGAGGATTAAGGATTGGTTGGCTGAGGACAAAAATATTGGGCCTACAGAACTTCAAAGAAGACTTAAGGAGCATTACAAAGTCAGCATTAGTTACAAGAGAGTGTATGTGGCACTTGGTGCAGAATTTTAA
- the LOC120709610 gene encoding elongation factor 1-alpha-like, whose amino-acid sequence MTKVNMNVVICGHLNSGKSTTISHLIKNMIVGTSLADFCVLVVDATDGAFEASFARDNVQFWPMLLQLVVVHSSIVDNYILKIQMDAITPKYSKERYNTIVEHVRSFLQKIGFDPAFMTISGLDGDIDHEVRQHGLV is encoded by the exons ATGACCAAAGTTAATATGAATGTTGTGATATGTGGTCACCTCAACTCTGGCAAGTCCACCACCATCAGCCACCTTATCAAGAATATGATTGTTGGGACCTCACTTGCGGACTTCTGTGTTCTTGTTGTTGATGCCACCGATGGTGCCTTTGAGGCCAGTTTTGCTCGTGATAACGTGCAATTCTGGCCAATGCTCTTG CAACTAGTAGTTGTACATTCTTCTATTGTTGATAATTacattttgaaaattcaaatggaTGCCATCACCCCCAAGTACTCCAAGGAACGGTACAACACAATTGTAGAGCATGTGCGGTCCTTCCTGCAGAAGATTGGGTTTGACCCAGCATTCATGACCATTTCGGGATTGGACGGGGATATTGACCATGAGGTCAGACAACATGGTCTGGTATGA